From the genome of Spinacia oleracea cultivar Varoflay chromosome 2, BTI_SOV_V1, whole genome shotgun sequence, one region includes:
- the LOC130467317 gene encoding uncharacterized protein, giving the protein MNTTEKLEEGYSTQRPPMFSGKYYSYWRNRMEIFIKAENYQVWRVIEVGDFQVTKLNTSGETVPKPIAKFDKADYEKLELNAMAVKILHCGLGPNEHNRVMGCKNAKQIWDLLQVTHEGTNEVKRSKIDLLMHQYELFTMKPSETIQDMITRFTNIINELNSLGKIITPEEQVRKVLRSLPQDPWMAKVTALQETKDFTKFNLEQLAGSLLTHELQLNARPSENTKNRALALKTENDENSKDDEETALFARRFRRMFRNYKGGDHRGKPNRKFSKTDTGCHKCGNLEHRIRECPLWDQERGKGKETTKDRFKDNRNSFSKTEEQPNEETAHLCLVAEHEEDESDSESEKFQASLAQIKNKLESLSKLELFDLLSCLTSDYEDLLKEKLDSDKEHQTTIKELTEELEWTTNTNIDIDNHFFSLFDQNLHIKEICEALRNENSWLKQELINLEVAKTKTLYKGELERTQLELVKIHQEKTILEDELARKTRHRIEGTPKWIEEARTKRTEGLGFNHKKRHPRKTRVDLYSDIVCSFCGLIGHYRDSCPKNQRGLERNIEYTRTKWVEVRGNNMWYLDSGCSKHMTGDRNRFLSLTTYEGGTVTFGDNKKGNIIGIGKVGKSKSHSIDNIFLVEGLGHSLLSISQFCDKGNYAKFFSNICLIINSNTETMILEGQRKGNTYVVNLNSVPHSNLTCLSVIEDDPLLWHKRFGHASFSLMNKLISKNLVTGLPNTKFANYQSVMPVSKESK; this is encoded by the exons ATGAACACTACAGAGAAACTAGAAGAGGGATACTCAACACAACGACCTCCAATGTTTAGTGGCAAGTACTATTCTTATTGGAGAAACAGGATGGAGATTTTCATTAAGGCTGAGAACTATCAAGTATGGAGAGTTATCGAAGTAGGAGACTTCCAAGTCACTAAGCTAAATACCTCTGGAGAAACTGTTCCTAAGCCGATTGCCAAATTTGACAAAGCTGACTATGAAAAGCTTGAGcttaatgccatggctgtcaaaatcctACACTGTGGACTAGGTCCAAACGAGCACAATAGGGTAATGGGCTGCAAGAATGCGAAGCAGATTTGGGATCTGCTCCAGGTCactcatgaaggaacaaacGAAGTCAAAAGATCAAAGATCGATCTTTTAATGCACCAGTATGAGCTGTTCACCATGAAACCCTCTGAAACAATTCAAGACATGATCACTCGCTTCACGAACATCATCAATGAATTGAACTCTCTTGGAAAAATCATAACTCCTGAGGAACAAGTTAGGAAGGTTCTAAGAAGTCTTCCACAGGATCCCTGGATGGCCAAGGTTACTGCTCTTCAGGAAACTAAAGACTTCACCAAGTTTAATCTAGAACAACTGGCTGGATCACTCTTAACTCATGAACTGCAATTAAATGCACGACCTTCAGAGAATACCAAAAACAGGGCCCTTGCtctaaaaactgaaaatgatGAAAACTCTAAAGATGATGAGGAGACAGCTCTATTTGCTAGAAGATTCAGAAGAATGTTCAGGAACTATAAAGGTGGAGATCACAGAGGCAAACCAAACCGAAAATTCTCCAAAACCGATACTGGATGCCATAAGTGTGGAAACCTGGAACATCGCATTAGGGAATGTCCCCTCTGGGATCAAGAAcgaggaaaaggaaaggaaacaacCAAAGACAGATTCAAAGATAACAGGAACTCATTCTCCAAAACTGAG GAacaacccaacgaagaaacagctCACCTGTGCCTTGTAGCTGAACACGAAGAAGATGAATCAGACTCAGAATCCGAAAAATTCCAGGCAAGTCTTgctcaaattaaaaataaactgGAATCTCTTTCTAAATTAGAACTATTTGACTTACTTTCATGTCTCACTAGTGATTATGAGGATCTCCTAAAAGAAAAGTTAGATTCTGATAAAGAACACCAGACAACCATAAAGGAACTCACTGAGGAACTGGAATGGACTACAAATACAAACATAGATATAGACAATCATTTCTTTAGTCTCTTTGATCAGAACCTCCACATAAAAGAAATCTGTGAAGCCTTGCGAAATGAGAACTCCTGGCTAAAGCAAGAACTGATTAACCTAGAAGTAGCCAAAACTAAAACCCTATATAAAGGTGAACTAGAAAGAACTCAACTAGAACTAGTCAAGATTCACCAAGAAAAGACCATCCTAGAAGATGAATTGGCTAGAAAAACTAGACACAGAATAGAAGGAACACCTAAATGGATAGAAGAAGCTAGAACCAAACGCACAGAAGGATTAGGTTTCAATCATAAGAAACGTCATCCTAGAAAGACCAGAGTAGATCTTTACAGTGACATAGTATGCTCTTTCTGTGGTCTAATTGGTCATTATAGAGACTCATGCCCCAAAAACCAAAGAGGCTTGGAAAGGAACATTGAATACACCAGGACTAAATGG GtcgaagtgagggggaacaacatGTGGTACCTAGATAGCggttgttccaagcacatgacaggagacagaaACAGATTTCTCTCACTCACGACCTATGAAGGTGGAACTGTGACTTTTGGCGATAATAAGAAAGGTAACATCATTGGCATTGGTAAAGTCGGTAAGTCAAAGTCTCACTCCATCGATAACATATTTTTAGTTGAAGGACTAGGACACAGTCTACTTAGCatttctcaattctgtgacaaaggaaactatgCAAAATTCTTCTCAAATATTTGTCTAATCATCAACAGTAACACCGAAACAATGATCTTAGAGGGACAGaggaaagggaacacatatgtgGTTAACCTTAATTCTGTTCCTCACTCCAATCTGACCTGTCTCagtgttattgaagatgatccttTGTTATGGCACAAAAGATTTGGTCATGCTAGTTTTTCTCTAATGAacaaattaatttcgaaaaattTAGTCACAGGTCTTCCGAATACAAAGTTTGCAAACTATCAGTCTGTGATGCCTGTATCAAAGGAAAGCAAGTAA